In a single window of the Nicotiana tomentosiformis chromosome 8, ASM39032v3, whole genome shotgun sequence genome:
- the LOC138897830 gene encoding uncharacterized protein translates to MEETQEEVNPSREHIIDLPEPVVPKAKAPMPRPLPPYPQRLANQNGENKIKRFIDMMKILSINVPLVEASEQMPDYAKFMKDLVTKKRSMNCETIKMTHQVSAIVHSVAPKLEDPSAFAILCTNGSADFAKALCDLRSSINLMPYSIFKMLGIGQPRPTSMRLQMADRTMKTPLGIIDDVLVRVDKFILPVDFVIFDCEMDYEVLIFLGRSFLATGKALVDVEAGELTFWVGDEKVVYHVCKSMRKPNSNEVCSFVVLVTDVIIDDTSAMMNVDDTLEAVLLNLYDDETDDYVECRLHIGDAIKEEESYWMDIGGYSGNKPHILHAQD, encoded by the exons atggaggagactcaagaggaagtgaacccgtctagggagcacattaTTGACCTaccagaaccggtagtgccaaaggctaaggcaccaatgccaaggcctcttcctccatatcctcaaaggcttgccaaccAAAATGGCGAGAATAAAATCAAaaggttcattgacatgatgaagattctatctattaatgtgccattggttgaggcttcGGAGCAAATGCCcgattatgcaaagttcatgaaggacttggtgacaaagaaacggtcgatgaattgtgaaactataaagatgactcatcaagtgagtgcaattgtgcattcagttgctcctaaattggaagatcccagcGCTTTTGCAATCCTTTGTACCAATGGAAGTGCCgactttgctaaagctctttgtgatcttaggtcaagtatcaatttgatgccctattcgattttcaagatgttgggaattgggcaaccaagacccacatctatgagattacaaatggcggatcgtaccatgaagacACCATTgggtataattgatgatgtgttggttcgtgttgataaattcattctcccagtggattttgttatttttgattgTGAAATGGACTATGAGGTGCTGATTTTTCTGGGTAgatctttccttgctacggggaaggctcttgttgatgtggaagccggtgaactcactttctgggtgggtgatgaaaaggtggtttaccatgtgtgcaaatctatgaggaaaccgaatagcaatgaagtgtgttcgtttgTGGTCTTGGTGACCGATGTAATTATTGATGACactagtgccatgatgaatgttgatgatactttggaggccgttttgcttAACCTTTATGATGACGAGACGGATGACTATGTTGAAT GTAGACTCCACATTGGCGATGCtataaaagaggaagaaagctattggatggacattggcgggtattcggggaataagccccacattttgcatgcacaagattaa